A section of the Agromyces aurantiacus genome encodes:
- the cobA gene encoding uroporphyrinogen-III C-methyltransferase, whose protein sequence is MTGRVTLVGGGPGREDLLTVAALRALGSADVVLYDRLAPHSRLSELAPDAELVDVGKRPGHHAIPQSEIEAILVGHALAGRHAVRLKGGDPYVFGRGGEEVLACHRAGVPVEVVPGVTSAVAVPGAAGIPLTHRGVSHLFTVVSGHAPLTDDELHHLAGLGGTIVVLMGVNTLPMLAAGLARHGMRASMPVAIVERGFRRDQRTTIADLAGIVTAAGVAGVGSPAVVVVGEVVRLAHEGDQSAAQLMERAAGFAAVAA, encoded by the coding sequence ATGACCGGCCGCGTCACCCTCGTCGGCGGCGGCCCGGGCCGCGAGGACCTGCTGACGGTCGCCGCGCTGCGCGCGCTGGGGTCCGCCGATGTCGTGCTCTACGACCGCCTCGCCCCGCACTCCCGGCTGTCGGAGCTCGCGCCCGACGCCGAGCTCGTCGACGTCGGGAAGCGGCCGGGGCACCATGCCATCCCGCAGTCCGAGATCGAGGCGATCCTCGTCGGGCATGCGCTCGCCGGTCGCCACGCGGTGCGGCTCAAGGGCGGCGACCCCTACGTCTTCGGCCGCGGCGGCGAAGAGGTGCTCGCATGTCATCGCGCCGGCGTGCCCGTCGAGGTCGTCCCCGGCGTGACGAGCGCCGTCGCGGTACCCGGCGCCGCCGGCATCCCGCTGACCCATCGCGGCGTCAGCCACCTGTTCACGGTCGTGTCGGGTCACGCACCGCTCACCGACGACGAGCTGCACCACCTGGCGGGCCTCGGCGGCACCATCGTCGTGCTGATGGGCGTCAACACGCTGCCCATGCTCGCCGCCGGGCTCGCCCGGCACGGCATGCGCGCGTCGATGCCCGTCGCGATCGTCGAGCGCGGCTTCCGCCGCGACCAACGCACGACGATCGCCGACCTCGCGGGCATCGTGACGGCGGCCGGCGTCGCCGGGGTCGGCTCGCCCGCGGTGGTCGTCGTCGGCGAGGTCGTGAGGCTCGCACACGAGGGCGACCAGAGCGCCGCGCAACTCATGGAGCGCGCGGCCGGCTTCGCGGCGGTGGCCGCGTGA
- a CDS encoding uroporphyrinogen-III synthase, with translation MTDQAECAIGFRPDQLQGFRIGVTSDRRSGDLIDAFVRRGAQVLHAPTIRMANASSDEPVIADTRTIIAARPDVLLATTAYGVRRWFEVADAAGLGDDLLDALHDTAILVRGPKARGGIRAAGLDDVGMSAEETTESLIDTVLADYPPGLTVAVQLHGYLPPEALDRLRDAHARVLTVEPYRWIDPDFTDERVDRLVEAACTGGLDCITFTSAPAVHALFGAAEARGRYDDLVDAMRGPVVAAAVGPVTAAPLVAVGVEPVQPERFRMGAMIRLVCEHLESTRIVRLETQRGPLALRGAAVDLGERRIELAPVGLAILRALVQARGSVVSRERLAASMPGTTDEHALEVALSRLRQTLGVPGLIATVVKRGYRIDV, from the coding sequence GTGACCGACCAGGCCGAGTGCGCGATCGGTTTCCGGCCCGACCAGCTGCAGGGATTCCGGATCGGCGTCACGAGCGACCGCCGTTCCGGCGACCTCATCGACGCGTTCGTGCGGCGCGGCGCGCAGGTGCTGCACGCGCCGACGATCCGGATGGCGAACGCGAGCTCCGACGAGCCGGTGATCGCCGACACGCGCACGATCATCGCGGCTCGGCCCGACGTGCTGCTCGCGACGACCGCGTACGGCGTGCGCCGCTGGTTCGAGGTGGCGGATGCCGCGGGGCTCGGCGACGATCTGCTCGACGCGCTCCACGACACGGCGATCCTCGTCCGCGGGCCCAAGGCGCGTGGCGGCATCCGCGCCGCCGGGCTCGACGACGTCGGCATGAGCGCCGAGGAGACCACCGAATCGCTCATCGACACCGTGCTCGCGGACTACCCCCCGGGGCTGACCGTGGCGGTGCAGCTGCACGGCTACCTGCCGCCGGAGGCCCTCGATCGGCTGCGCGATGCGCACGCCCGGGTCCTCACGGTCGAGCCATACCGGTGGATCGACCCCGACTTCACGGACGAGCGCGTGGACCGACTCGTCGAGGCCGCCTGCACGGGCGGCCTCGACTGCATCACGTTCACGAGCGCGCCGGCGGTGCATGCGCTGTTCGGCGCCGCCGAGGCGCGCGGGCGGTACGACGACCTGGTCGACGCCATGCGCGGTCCCGTCGTCGCGGCGGCCGTCGGCCCGGTGACAGCGGCCCCGCTCGTCGCCGTCGGCGTCGAGCCGGTGCAGCCCGAGCGATTCCGCATGGGCGCGATGATCCGGCTCGTGTGCGAGCACCTCGAGAGCACGCGCATCGTCCGCCTCGAGACGCAGCGCGGTCCGCTCGCACTGCGCGGCGCGGCGGTCGACCTCGGCGAGCGCCGGATCGAGCTCGCCCCCGTGGGCCTCGCCATCCTGCGCGCGCTCGTGCAGGCGCGCGGCTCGGTCGTCTCGCGCGAGCGACTCGCGGCGAGCATGCCGGGCACGACCGACGAGCACGCGCTCGAGGTCGCGCTGAGTCGGCTGCGGCAGACCCTCGGCGTGCCGGGGCTGATCGCCACGGTCGTCAAGCGGGGGTACCGGATCGATGTCTGA
- a CDS encoding MFS transporter, whose product MTDTIQAPASESTDAATRVAAPVDQALLTIRPGRWIDGWDAEHPVQWEREGRRIARRNLNWSIFAEFLGFVVWQLWSIVAVALPAAGFELSTGELFWLISIPSLVGATLRIPYSFLVPIFGGRNWTIISAGLLLAPTIALAVCVSNPETPFPVLLGAAALAGFGGGNFASSMSNITFFYPQREKGWALGLNAAGGNLGASVAQFTVPIVITIGAGATLNLPLAGLIWIPLILVAMFGAWRYMDNLSNAKADLSGSAAALKEPHLWLLSLLYIGTFGSFIGFASVFPKLIADQFPEFSTIGVLGATVSLAFLGALVGSLARPYGGRLSDRFGGARITMIAFAAMATITVAVLATLPLGSFWLFLGLFLLLFATAGIGNGSTYRMVPIVFAMRAGHGAGDISTQRKAAAALGLISAIGAYGGFLIPQALNLSFQTTGNYAGAFIGFIAGYAVLLVLTWAVYVRPRHLREHKI is encoded by the coding sequence ATGACCGACACCATCCAGGCTCCCGCGTCCGAGTCGACGGATGCCGCGACGCGCGTCGCGGCACCCGTCGACCAGGCCCTGCTCACCATCCGTCCCGGCCGCTGGATCGACGGCTGGGACGCGGAGCATCCCGTCCAGTGGGAGCGCGAGGGGCGTCGCATCGCCCGTCGCAACCTCAACTGGTCGATCTTCGCCGAGTTCCTCGGCTTCGTCGTCTGGCAGCTCTGGAGCATCGTCGCCGTGGCCCTCCCCGCCGCGGGCTTCGAGCTCTCGACCGGCGAGCTGTTCTGGCTCATCTCGATCCCGAGCCTCGTGGGCGCGACCCTCCGCATCCCCTACTCGTTCCTCGTGCCGATCTTCGGCGGACGGAACTGGACCATCATCTCGGCGGGCCTGCTGCTCGCCCCGACGATCGCACTGGCCGTGTGCGTCTCGAACCCCGAGACGCCCTTCCCGGTGCTCCTCGGCGCGGCGGCGCTCGCGGGCTTCGGCGGCGGCAACTTCGCCAGCTCGATGTCGAACATCACGTTCTTCTACCCGCAGCGCGAGAAGGGCTGGGCGCTCGGGCTGAACGCCGCCGGCGGCAACCTCGGCGCCTCGGTCGCGCAGTTCACGGTCCCGATCGTCATCACGATCGGCGCGGGCGCGACCCTGAACCTGCCGCTCGCGGGCCTCATCTGGATCCCGCTCATCCTGGTCGCCATGTTCGGCGCCTGGCGGTACATGGACAACCTCTCCAACGCCAAGGCCGACCTCTCCGGTTCGGCCGCGGCGCTCAAGGAGCCGCACCTCTGGCTGCTGTCGCTGCTCTACATCGGCACGTTTGGCTCGTTCATCGGGTTCGCGAGCGTCTTCCCCAAGCTCATCGCCGACCAGTTCCCCGAGTTCTCGACGATCGGCGTGCTGGGCGCGACCGTCTCGCTCGCCTTCCTCGGCGCGCTCGTCGGCTCGCTCGCTCGGCCCTATGGCGGCCGCCTCTCCGACCGGTTCGGCGGCGCCCGCATCACGATGATCGCCTTCGCGGCGATGGCGACGATCACCGTCGCGGTGCTCGCAACGCTGCCGCTCGGGAGCTTCTGGCTCTTCCTCGGCCTGTTCCTCCTGCTGTTCGCCACGGCGGGCATCGGCAACGGCTCGACCTACCGCATGGTGCCGATCGTGTTCGCGATGCGTGCCGGCCACGGCGCCGGCGACATCTCGACGCAGCGCAAGGCCGCGGCCGCGCTGGGGCTCATCTCGGCGATCGGCGCCTACGGCGGCTTCCTCATCCCGCAGGCGCTGAACCTGTCGTTCCAGACCACCGGGAACTACGCCGGCGCGTTCATCGGCTTCATCGCCGGCTACGCGGTGCTGCTCGTCCTGACCTGGGCGGTGTACGTCCGTCCCCGCCACCTCCGCGAGCACAAGATCTGA